The Paenibacillus sophorae genome has a segment encoding these proteins:
- a CDS encoding aspartate aminotransferase family protein has protein sequence MNENNIIGREAVTAKRKQYFYPCTQHFYRNSPQLVRGSMQYVYDETGKEYTDFFAGVSVVACGHCNPAITARTIHQLQQLQHTTTVYLTQPNVDLAERLAEVLPGNLRRTFFVNSGSEANEGALLLARLHTGRKGFIALESGLHGRTNLTMSVTGLPMWRTDKYLDEDVTFIRRPYDPDLKPEQAAERSLEDLKRVLEVKGETIAAMITEPIQGNGGMIMPEPSYFRSVKSLLEQYGVLLIADEIQTGFGRTGKMFAMEHFGVVPDIITMAKALGNGVPVAAFAAADEIARSLNTPSASTFGGNPVSAATALAVLDYIESERLPERAQQLGARLKEGLQDLQRRYPERIADVRGTGLMLGMELRGGDAADAAAFTDDVLEEMKDRGYLIGKNGVGRNVLAFQPPLIISEQDIDGMLGALAHILAGAASPPGM, from the coding sequence GTGAACGAGAACAACATAATTGGAAGAGAGGCCGTCACGGCCAAGCGTAAACAGTACTTCTACCCCTGTACGCAGCATTTTTACCGGAATTCGCCGCAACTTGTCCGCGGGTCGATGCAGTACGTCTACGACGAGACCGGCAAAGAATACACCGATTTCTTCGCCGGGGTGTCGGTGGTTGCCTGCGGCCACTGCAACCCGGCGATTACGGCACGGACGATTCATCAGCTGCAGCAGCTGCAGCATACGACGACCGTGTATCTGACTCAGCCGAACGTCGATTTGGCGGAGCGGCTAGCGGAAGTGCTTCCCGGGAATTTAAGACGCACGTTCTTCGTGAACAGCGGCTCGGAGGCCAACGAAGGAGCGTTGCTGCTGGCAAGGCTCCATACCGGACGCAAAGGATTTATTGCGCTGGAGAGTGGGCTGCATGGGCGGACCAATCTGACGATGAGCGTAACGGGGCTGCCCATGTGGCGGACCGATAAATATCTGGACGAGGATGTAACCTTTATCCGGCGTCCCTACGACCCGGATTTGAAGCCGGAACAGGCGGCGGAGCGTTCATTGGAGGACCTTAAGAGGGTACTAGAGGTGAAGGGGGAGACGATTGCCGCCATGATCACCGAGCCGATTCAGGGCAACGGCGGAATGATTATGCCGGAGCCCTCGTACTTCCGCTCGGTGAAGTCGCTGCTGGAGCAGTATGGCGTCCTGCTGATTGCGGATGAAATCCAGACCGGCTTCGGTCGGACGGGCAAGATGTTCGCTATGGAGCATTTCGGCGTCGTGCCGGATATCATCACGATGGCCAAGGCGCTCGGCAACGGCGTGCCGGTGGCCGCTTTTGCGGCAGCGGACGAAATTGCACGTTCGCTGAATACGCCGTCCGCTTCCACCTTCGGCGGGAATCCGGTGTCGGCGGCCACAGCGCTTGCCGTGCTGGATTACATCGAGTCGGAGCGGCTTCCCGAGAGGGCGCAGCAGTTGGGCGCAAGACTGAAGGAAGGGCTTCAGGATCTTCAGAGACGCTATCCGGAGCGGATCGCCGATGTAAGAGGAACCGGACTTATGCTGGGCATGGAACTGCGCGGCGGCGATGCGGCGGATGCCGCGGCCTTTACGGATGATGTGCTGGAGGAAATGAAAGACCGGGGATATTTGATCGGGAAAAACGGGGTGGGACGAAATGTCTTGGCCTTTCAACCCCCGCTTATTATTAGTGAACAAGATATCGACGGTATGCTGGGGGCGCTCGCCCATATTCTCGCAGGTGCGGCGTCGCCGCCGGGAATGTAG
- a CDS encoding UbiA-like polyprenyltransferase yields MVIINACKIAVHKLKMFSELVMFSHTLFSLPFAVISMVWAAGGWPSSHIMLWGLIALIGARNGANAFNRLVDRTFDGQNPRTAHRHLPQQLLAEKEVAAFIVVNYMIFIAASGMLNLLCLILSPVAIVLVSSYSYTKRFTYLSHLYLGFVIASAPIGAWFAVTGQIAFTPFVIGTVVMLWIAGFDIIYGTQDIEFDRRIGLWSIPSYFGLQNALRIAGALHFIMIMLLLFLYLWRGLGWMYLAGIGIATLLLMTEHKIIKPSNRQLMKVASYNLNQVISMVILVCSLVDYFYVS; encoded by the coding sequence ATGGTCATTATTAACGCCTGCAAAATCGCGGTGCATAAACTTAAAATGTTCAGCGAGCTGGTCATGTTCTCGCATACGCTGTTCTCGCTGCCCTTTGCCGTTATATCTATGGTGTGGGCGGCTGGCGGCTGGCCCTCGAGCCATATTATGCTGTGGGGGCTGATCGCCCTTATCGGCGCGCGCAACGGCGCCAATGCCTTCAACCGACTCGTTGACCGTACCTTTGACGGCCAGAATCCGCGGACGGCGCACCGGCATCTGCCTCAGCAGCTGCTGGCCGAGAAGGAAGTCGCCGCATTCATCGTCGTCAACTATATGATTTTCATTGCCGCTTCGGGCATGCTGAATCTGCTGTGCCTGATCCTCTCGCCGGTGGCGATTGTGCTGGTCTCATCTTACTCTTATACTAAACGGTTCACCTATCTCAGCCATCTGTACCTTGGATTCGTCATCGCTTCGGCTCCGATCGGCGCGTGGTTTGCGGTAACCGGACAAATAGCGTTTACGCCTTTTGTCATCGGCACGGTCGTCATGCTGTGGATCGCCGGCTTCGATATTATATACGGCACCCAGGATATCGAATTCGACCGCCGCATCGGGCTGTGGTCCATTCCCAGTTATTTCGGGCTTCAGAACGCACTGCGCATTGCCGGAGCGCTGCATTTTATCATGATAATGCTGCTGCTGTTTCTATACCTGTGGCGCGGTCTCGGCTGGATGTATCTTGCCGGCATCGGTATAGCGACCTTGCTTCTGATGACGGAGCATAAAATCATCAAGCCTTCGAACCGGCAGCTGATGAAGGTGGCCTCCTACAATCTGAATCAGGTGATCAGCATGGTCATTTTGGTTTGTTCGCTGGTTGATTATTTTTACGTTAGCTAA